CAGAAGTTAGCGGTGTACGCAACTCATGCGAGACATTGGACACAAAAAGTCGGCGATCTCTTTCTGTTTTTTCTTGTTCTGTTGTATCATGCAAGACAGCAATAATCCCAGAAATATACCCAGATTCACTGCGGAAGAGCATAAAGTTTACGCGAAGAATAACAGCCGTGTCTTCAGAATTGATGGCATTGAGTGTGAGTTCAGGCTCTTTTTGTAGTAAATCATGAAAAGAATATTTGTCGGAGATATTTAGAACATCAATCAAATCTTTACCAATGATTGCCTCGCTTGATTGATCAAGTAGATTCAGTGCTGCGTGATTAGCAAGATTTATCTTCCCGTGCCTATCCGTGGTGATGACCCCATCGGCAAGATAGGTCAAGATACTCTCTAGTTGGTTACGCTGGTTTTCTAAATGTTCTTGCCGATCCTCAATTTCATGTCCAAGTAATAACAATTTATTATAAGCTACTGAAAGCTCATTATTTTCCTTAGAAATTTGGCGGTTTTCATAGTTATTATTTAAAAAATTGTCCACCTGATGAGAGATCTTATTGGCCGTTTGCGCCAAGCGACTGAGATACCAAATAAGAAGACTTAAGGTAATCAGATAAAAGATGAAAAACTGTAAGAGCGCAGTAGTGTGTGTAAGGAAGTAAGGACTATTTACTATCTCAAAAATGCCAAAAAGAAGTAGATGAATCACTACTCCTTTAAGTACTATTGAATTAAAAAATTTATTCATGAGGTTCGCTCATATAGTATCCAACACCACGACGTGTAGATACGTATTGAGGGCGGCTTGGAGTATCTTCAACTTTTTCGCGAAGACGACGAACTGTGACGTCAACAGTACGAACATCACCGAAGTAATCGTAGCCCCAAACAGTTTCAAGCAATGTTTCACGTGTGATAACTTCACCGAGATGTTGTGCAAGATAATAGAGCAATTCAAATTCGCGGTGTGTCAAGTCAAGCTGTGTTTCATTTTTATATGCGGCATAATGTGTCGGGTTGATACGTAAGTTACCAATTACCAATTCTTTTTTAGAATCTTTTGGTTGTTCAACAGGAACATTTGTCATGCGGCGTAAATTTGATTTAATACGAGCAAGTAATTCACGGTTTGAAAATGGTTTTGTGATGTAATCATCTGCACCGAGTTCAAGGCCGATAACTTTATCAAACTCTGTATCTTTGGCAGAAACCATCAAAATAGGGACTTCAGAAGTTTTACGAATTTGACGTGTAACTTCAAGACCATCAATTTTTGGAAGCATCAAATCAAGATAGATAAGATCGGGTTTTTCTGATTCAAAGAGTTCAAGAGCTTCTTCACCATCAAAAGCAGTGACTACTTCATACCCTTCTTTGACGAGGTTAAATTTTACAATATCAGAAATTGGTTTTTCGTCGTCAACAACAAGAATTTTTTTCATGATAATCCTTTCGCTTAGATGTGTATAATATTAATTGCTTTTCTCATTATACAATTATTACAGTAGTATAGCAAGGTAAAGCCTTCCATAATATAGAGTTTTTACAAAAGTGAAATCATTTGTAAAATAAGAAACTTATATAGTAAACAATATTTATAAAAGAACTTTTTTCCCATATTTTTTCTTTTTATTTTTGCTATAATAGAAGATATGAATGGAATATTAATTAGTTTGGAAGGGCCAGATGGGGCCGGTAAAACGACTGTTTTACAAAGAATTCTTCCAGAATTAGAAAAATCGTCTTATAAAATCCTTTCGACACGTGAACCTGGTGGCGTGCGTGTTGCAGAAGAGATTCGAAATATAATTTTAAGCACAGAAAATACAGAAATTGACAGTAAGACAGAGCTGATGCTGTTTGCTGCGGCACGTCGCCTACATATGCAAACAAAAATGCTTCCCGCACTTGCTGCAGGAGAAATGGTAATTGTTGACCGTTTCATTGATTCGTCGGTGGCTTATCAAGGTTACGGACGTGAACTTGGTGTTGAACCTGTAAACTGGCTTAACGAATTTGCAACAGACGGTCTTAAACCAGATTTGACATTATATTTCGATATTGATACAGATGTTGCACTTGAACGAATTATGAAAAATAGAGCGGATGAAGTCAATAGACTTGATTTAGAACGTGCCGAAATGCATCGTAAAGTCAGACAGGGTTACTTAGAAATAGTGAAGCAGGAGCCTGAGCGCTTTGTCACTATTGATGCCAGTCAAGAACTTGACAAAGTTGTTGCAGACACGTTAACAGTCATCAAAAAGAAATTTTGTTTGTAATAAAATTTCAAACTAAGGAGTTTTCATGAAAATTGCAGATATTCAACCCGCACTTTTTGAACGCTTTAAGCATATTTTACGTGTGAATAAACTGAGCCATGCTTATCTCTTTAGTGGAGGATTTGGTAGTTTTGATATGGCTATTTGGCTTAGTCAGGCCATTTTTTGTGAAAATTTACAGGACAATTTACCTTGTGAGAATTGCCGTCACTGTCGTTTAGTTGCTAGGGATGAATTTAGCGATTTACACATCATTCGTCCTGAAGGTCAAACGATAAAAACAGGACAAATTCGAGATTTATCGGAAGTTTTTAGTCAGTCCGGATTTGAAGGGGCTCAGAAAGTGGTCATTATCACGGAAGCTGAAAAAATGCACAGTAATGCAGCCAATGCTTTGCTTAAATCAATTGAAGAACCTGATAATGCCACACATGTCTTTTTGCTCACAGAAAACGATAATCTCATTTTACCCACCATTAAATCACGGGCACAAGTTTTTAGCTTTCCCAAAAATAGTGCCTATATGCAAGAAATTTTGGAACAAAATGGTGTCTTAAAAACACAAGCAGAACTCCTGAGCCGAATTTGTAACTCGGTAGAAGAAGCCCAAGATTTAAGTGGCGCCACTTGGTTTAATGATACCTTGAAGAAACTCCAACAATTGCTGAAATTAGTGAAGACGGATCAACGGGAAGCTTTTCTTTACCTGACAAATGTCTCGGAAAATATTGAGGATAAGGAAAAACAAAGTTTAGTTTTTTCCCTGCTCTTAGAGCTTTTTAATCAAGAAATGATGCCCGACTGGGTTCAAAAAACCTTTCAAGCAGAAAAAATGTGGAAAAGCAATGTGCGCTTTGGCTCTTGTTTGGAATATATAGTCCTGAAATAGGAAGAAGATAATATGATTTACGAAGTAGAGTTTACACATGGAGAACAAAATACCTTTGTAAGTGGTCATGAAACATTTGCACCGAGAACGCAAGTCATTATTCAAAACGAAAAGGGCAAGACCTATGGCCGGATAATGAAGCAGCTGCCACAAGATAAAAATGTTGATACATCTGGAGAAATTGTTCGCGCAGCAACAGAAGAAGATGAAGAATTGATTCAGACAACAGAGCTGCTCTCGCAACAAGCCTGCGCGAAGATTCGCCAGATTGTTGCGGATTGCGGGATTGACATGAAGGTTACAAATGCAGCTTATAATTTAAACCAAAGTCAGCTTTTTGTATCCTTTACATCGGAAAATAGAGTGGATTTTCGAGCTTTGCTTAAAGAATTAGCAGCGACTTTTCGTACGCGAATCGAACTTCGTCAGATTGGAGCGCGTGATGCTGCAAAAATGTATGGTGGCGTTGGGCCTTGTGGACGACCGCTTTGTTGTTCGGAGTTTATTTACGAATTTCCTAATGTCTCGATTAAGATGGCAAAAAATCAGTCGCTCTCTTTGAAACAAAGTAAACTGAATGGCCTTTGTGGTCGTTTGATGTGTTGTCTGTCTTATGAAGATGAATTTTACAGGGAAGCGCGTAAAAATTTCCCTGATTTTGGGGAACATATTACAACTGCAGATGGTGAGGGGAAAGTTATTGGACTTAATATTTTGAATAACAAAGTTAAACTTCGCTTAGATCATACAATAAAAGAGTTTGATATTGCAGAGATAAATCTTTAAGAAGAATTGACATAGAGGTAAGTTATGGGGGAAATGATGATCGATAAAAATGAGATTTATGTGCAACTTGGGCTACTGGAGGAAAGTTTGGCTTATACACTGGGCCAAATTTCAACGGTACGCGATGCTTTGGATGAATCTTTAAAAGAAAATGCCACAATTCGCATGGAAAATGAAAAATTACGCGAACGTTTGGCGCATATTGAGAAAAAAGAAGAAAAAGCCAGCTCAAAATCAAAAGATGAGCCTAATCCAAATTTGATTCAGATTTTTAATGAGGGCTTTCATGTATGTCACCTCCACTACGCAGAACGTTTGCAAGATGGTGAAAACTGCTTAGACTGCTTGGAGCTTTTGTACAGATGATAAATATACAAAGCAGTTTTAAAGGTGAAAAAAGTGCAGGCACGCTTTACTTGGTACCAACGCCTATTGGTAATATGCAGGATATGACTTTACGAGCTTTAGAAACCTTGCGTAATGTGGATTTGGTAGCAAGTGAGGATACACGTAACACGCAAAAATTACTTAATCATTTTGAAATCAAGGTGGCTCAGGAATCTTTTCATGAGCATAATTCCTTTGACAAAATTCCGAAGCTTTTAGATTTTCTTATGTCAGGGAAATCGCTAGCACAGGTCTCTGATGCGGGGATGCCTTCAATATCTGATCCAGGTCATGATTTAGTTGTGGAAGCCATTAAGCGAAATATTGATGTGATTGCTCTACCAGGGGCTTCAGCTGGAATAACAGCGCTTATCGCTTCGGGCTTAATCCCACAACCCCATATTTTTTATGGCTTTTTACCTCGTAAAAAAGGAGAGCAAAAAAAGTTCTTGGAAACTAAGCTGGCTTATCCTGAAACGCAAATTTTTTATGAGTCTCCTTATCGTGTTGCAGATACTTTAGAAAATATGGCTCAGGTATATGGGGACCGAGAGGTTACCCTAGTCCGTGAATTAACAAAAATTTATGAAGAATACCGTCGAGGTAAAATTTCTGAAATTTTACTTTCTTTAAAAGAGCAGCCGATTAAGGGAGAATGCTTGCTTATTGTTGCTGGCTTCGATGGTGAAGTTGAAGATACTGTGGAAGATAAAACCACACCATTAGAAGCTGTTCAGCTTCTTGTTGCATCGGGAATAAAGCCTAATGCTGCCATCAAGCAAGTGGCGAAAGAACGGGAGTTGGTACGTCAAGAGCTTTATGCCCAGTATCATGATTTATAAAATGAAAGAACAACTTAAGGTTGTTTTTTTATTTTGTTCATGTAGAAGTTTTTTTATAAGCATAGAAAAAAGGAAATTGTGTAGATTATGTTAAAATCAAAGCGTAAGTAAAAAGGAAGTGGAGATATAATGAAAATAAATAAAGTTATAACCTTATTGGCTTTGAGTGCAGCTGGCGTTACTCTGCTAGCAGCGTGCTCAAAATCAAATAAAAGTACAACCGCAGGCCAAGAAAAAACAACCACAGTGAATGTGGCAATCTCTGGCTCATCAAATCCTTACGAATATACGAAGGATGGGCAGTTGACAGGTTATGAATATGATATTCTCAAAAAAGCAGATGAAAATTTGCCTCAATATAAATTTGACTTTAAGACATATGATGACAGTGCTATTCTTGCAGCTTTAGATGCAGGACGCGCAGATATTGGTGTGAATATTTATGGTAAAACTAAGGCGCGTGAGGAAAAGTATCTCTTTAGTTTTCCTACCACGCAAGGCATTAATGCGATTTTCTCTAATGATAAAGATAAAATCACAACCATCGAAGGCCTTGTAGGAAAGAAAACTGAGATTCCAACAGGAACCAACTATGGCGATATTATGGATCAGTGGAACAGTGCGCATCCTGATAAAAAAATTACCGTCGATTATTCAAAACGTGGGCTGGCAGAACGATTACAAGCACTTTCTGATGGACAAATGGACTTTATCTTTGCTTCAAAATCTGCAGCGGAAAATCTCGTCAAAGAACATGCTGTAACAGGTGTATCCGATACAGTACCTACAGACCTTGAAAAATATCCTGAATTCAAGACT
This window of the Lactococcus garvieae subsp. garvieae genome carries:
- the yycF gene encoding response regulator YycF — translated: MKKILVVDDEKPISDIVKFNLVKEGYEVVTAFDGEEALELFESEKPDLIYLDLMLPKIDGLEVTRQIRKTSEVPILMVSAKDTEFDKVIGLELGADDYITKPFSNRELLARIKSNLRRMTNVPVEQPKDSKKELVIGNLRINPTHYAAYKNETQLDLTHREFELLYYLAQHLGEVITRETLLETVWGYDYFGDVRTVDVTVRRLREKVEDTPSRPQYVSTRRGVGYYMSEPHE
- a CDS encoding DNA replication initiation control protein YabA encodes the protein MGEMMIDKNEIYVQLGLLEESLAYTLGQISTVRDALDESLKENATIRMENEKLRERLAHIEKKEEKASSKSKDEPNPNLIQIFNEGFHVCHLHYAERLQDGENCLDCLELLYR
- the rsmI gene encoding 16S rRNA (cytidine(1402)-2'-O)-methyltransferase — protein: MINIQSSFKGEKSAGTLYLVPTPIGNMQDMTLRALETLRNVDLVASEDTRNTQKLLNHFEIKVAQESFHEHNSFDKIPKLLDFLMSGKSLAQVSDAGMPSISDPGHDLVVEAIKRNIDVIALPGASAGITALIASGLIPQPHIFYGFLPRKKGEQKKFLETKLAYPETQIFYESPYRVADTLENMAQVYGDREVTLVRELTKIYEEYRRGKISEILLSLKEQPIKGECLLIVAGFDGEVEDTVEDKTTPLEAVQLLVASGIKPNAAIKQVAKERELVRQELYAQYHDL
- a CDS encoding DNA polymerase III subunit delta', which codes for MKIADIQPALFERFKHILRVNKLSHAYLFSGGFGSFDMAIWLSQAIFCENLQDNLPCENCRHCRLVARDEFSDLHIIRPEGQTIKTGQIRDLSEVFSQSGFEGAQKVVIITEAEKMHSNAANALLKSIEEPDNATHVFLLTENDNLILPTIKSRAQVFSFPKNSAYMQEILEQNGVLKTQAELLSRICNSVEEAQDLSGATWFNDTLKKLQQLLKLVKTDQREAFLYLTNVSENIEDKEKQSLVFSLLLELFNQEMMPDWVQKTFQAEKMWKSNVRFGSCLEYIVLK
- a CDS encoding transporter substrate-binding domain-containing protein, giving the protein MKINKVITLLALSAAGVTLLAACSKSNKSTTAGQEKTTTVNVAISGSSNPYEYTKDGQLTGYEYDILKKADENLPQYKFDFKTYDDSAILAALDAGRADIGVNIYGKTKAREEKYLFSFPTTQGINAIFSNDKDKITTIEGLVGKKTEIPTGTNYGDIMDQWNSAHPDKKITVDYSKRGLAERLQALSDGQMDFIFASKSAAENLVKEHAVTGVSDTVPTDLEKYPEFKTYTYYILDNSQTQLQKDLNQEIKKMAEDGYLKELSQKYFGGDQVPGMEQYK
- a CDS encoding ATP-binding protein → MNKFFNSIVLKGVVIHLLLFGIFEIVNSPYFLTHTTALLQFFIFYLITLSLLIWYLSRLAQTANKISHQVDNFLNNNYENRQISKENNELSVAYNKLLLLGHEIEDRQEHLENQRNQLESILTYLADGVITTDRHGKINLANHAALNLLDQSSEAIIGKDLIDVLNISDKYSFHDLLQKEPELTLNAINSEDTAVILRVNFMLFRSESGYISGIIAVLHDTTEQEKTERDRRLFVSNVSHELRTPLTSVKAYLEALNDGALADTEVASHFVDVSLNETDRMIRMIGELLELSRMDQDKVKLHTEIINYVDFINYILDRFDQIIEKNYTNFRIIRQIPQQEIWLEIDTDKLSQVIDNIINNAFKYSPKGGTITVSVWCEDNKAFTSIADQGIGIPKPALAKVFDRFYRVDNASRNSQIGGTGLGLSIAYDIMKLHKGDIVVTSDGKTGSTFTLSFPYSDEINQENNDWEDFAE
- the tmk gene encoding dTMP kinase codes for the protein MNGILISLEGPDGAGKTTVLQRILPELEKSSYKILSTREPGGVRVAEEIRNIILSTENTEIDSKTELMLFAAARRLHMQTKMLPALAAGEMVIVDRFIDSSVAYQGYGRELGVEPVNWLNEFATDGLKPDLTLYFDIDTDVALERIMKNRADEVNRLDLERAEMHRKVRQGYLEIVKQEPERFVTIDASQELDKVVADTLTVIKKKFCL
- the ricT gene encoding PSP1 domain-containing protein; the protein is MIYEVEFTHGEQNTFVSGHETFAPRTQVIIQNEKGKTYGRIMKQLPQDKNVDTSGEIVRAATEEDEELIQTTELLSQQACAKIRQIVADCGIDMKVTNAAYNLNQSQLFVSFTSENRVDFRALLKELAATFRTRIELRQIGARDAAKMYGGVGPCGRPLCCSEFIYEFPNVSIKMAKNQSLSLKQSKLNGLCGRLMCCLSYEDEFYREARKNFPDFGEHITTADGEGKVIGLNILNNKVKLRLDHTIKEFDIAEINL